In Bacteroidales bacterium, the sequence CAGAAAAATCGATGCCTTTTTTTTCAACATTCTCCTCATTCCAGATGGATAATCTGAATTTTGCATCCGAAAACCGGATGGTGTGAAACGAAAGCTGGAGTTTTTTACCTGAAGTATCTCCTCTACTCTTCAATGCATCAATAATAAACTGAAGATTCAACGTCTTTGTGGAATCAGAGGCCAGACGGATATATGGGTTGTCAGCCTGTAATCTGGTGAAACTGATACGTTTATTCCAGAGGTTAATTCCTCCCAGTTTTGCCGTAAAGGCAGGAGCATACAGCAGTGTATCGTGACCCTGATCCTGAATGCAAAGATTGTAGATTATAATTTTGTTGGGAAACGCTATGGAAACACGGTCGAGGGTAATCGGAGCTCCGAGTGACCCGGACAGCCTGTGGGAGATGTTTTTGACCACGAAGGTCTGAATATTTTCAGACTGTAAAAGCAAAAAGGCGGCCAGGGGAATGGAAATAATTCCCAGAAAAAACCAAAGAAATATTTTGAAAAACTTTTTGATAATTTGGCCGTTTGTAAGGTAAACGCAAAGAAATAAAAAATAGTTTATTTTAACCATCGTGAATGTAAGCATTTTAGGCATAGAATCCTCCTGCGATGAAACCGCAGCTGCCGTGGTTCAGGATGGCTACCTTCTTTCATCGGTTATTGCCACGCAGGAAGTGCATCGCAGTTATGGCGGAGTAGTACCCGAACTGGCTTCCCGTGCGCATCAGCAGAATATAGTTCCTGTTGTAGACAAAGCTCTTAAAGATGCAGGGTTGAAGCCGGAAGATATTGACGGGCTGGCATTTACCCGCGGCCCGGGTCTGATGGGAGCACTTCTCGTCGGAACCTCCTTTGCCAAGGGGTTGTCTCTTGCCCTCGGGAAACCGCTGATTGAAGTAAACCACCTGCAGGCTCACATACTGGTTCACTTCATTAAGGAACACAACAAAACCCTTCATCAGCCCGATTTTCCTTTTCTGTGCCTTCTTGTATCAGGGGGGCATACCCAGCTGGTGAAGGTCAACAGCCACCTTTCGATGGAAGTGCTGGGACGCACCCTGGATGATGCTGCCGGTGAAGCTTTTGACAAATGCGCCAAGCTCATGCGCCTGCCCTATCCGGGCGGACCCGTTATTGACCGGCTGGCAAAGGAAGGAAACCCGACGTCATTTTCC encodes:
- the tsaD gene encoding tRNA (adenosine(37)-N6)-threonylcarbamoyltransferase complex transferase subunit TsaD; protein product: MNVSILGIESSCDETAAAVVQDGYLLSSVIATQEVHRSYGGVVPELASRAHQQNIVPVVDKALKDAGLKPEDIDGLAFTRGPGLMGALLVGTSFAKGLSLALGKPLIEVNHLQAHILVHFIKEHNKTLHQPDFPFLCLLVSGGHTQLVKVNSHLSMEVLGRTLDDAAGEAFDKCAKLMRLPYPGGPVIDRLAKEGNPTSFSFSKPRIPGLDFSFSGLKTSFLYFLQEKVKEDPSFIEKHLPDLCASLQYTIVDILAEKVVAAGRQSGIHQIALAGGVAANSGLQKRMQALASQYGWELFIPPARFTTDNAAMIAITGYYKFREKMFSGHDIVPLTRSE